In one window of Apis mellifera strain DH4 linkage group LG12, Amel_HAv3.1, whole genome shotgun sequence DNA:
- the LOC727130 gene encoding progestin and adipoQ receptor family member 4 isoform X1 produces the protein MYKKPLRPESGIRLLRRWSDMPQHLQFNPHIRTGYRPLMTVAQCLGSLFYIHNETVNILTHGFAILYMLLTIPQLLPWNTKGIFLAILSWCHLIGAVSPWIGSFIYHLFMNLNYDEIFYKSLLKLDMIGIWLCQSFGAIPMIAATVHCLCDTYWYSCMFIYCFLSIWGLLKAMNAQSPWERRLCFAPPFLMRMLVLILRCFGIGGGSPDALLHIVLQDLIAIVGATIGAMRIPEKWIPGKLDLILNSHNLMHVLVVLAVCSMHAATLQDLTWIINSSACNETIFVQLKHDEL, from the exons ATGTACAAGAAACCATTGCGACCAGAATCGGGGATCCGTTTGTTACGAAGATGGAGCGACATGCCGCAGCATTTGCAGTTCAATCCTCACATCCGCACTGGATATAGGCCCCTCATGACCGTGGCCCAGTGTCTCGGCAGTTTGTTTTACATCCACAATGAAACTGTCAATATCTTGACACATG GATTTGCCATTTTATACATGTTATTGACTATTCCTCAACTTCTTCCATGGAATACCAAAGGTATCTTCCTAGCAATCTTATCTTGGTGCCATTTAATCGGTGCTGTAAGTCCCTGGATTGGATCATTCatttatcatctttttatgaatttaaactaCGATGAAATCTTCTATAAATCGCTATTGAAATTAGACATGATCGGTATATGGCTGTGTCAAAGTTTTG gagCAATACCTATGATAGCAGCAACAGTCCACTGTTTATGTGATACTTATTGGTACAGCTGTATGTTTATCTATTGTTTCCTTAGTATATGGGGACTTCTTaag GCAATGAATGCGCAGTCACCGTGGGAGAGAAGATTATGTTTTGCACCTCCTTTTCTCATGAGAATGTTAGTACTAATTCTACGATGTTTCGGTATTGGCGGTGGTTCTCCAGATGCTTTACTTCATATTGTACTAcag gatcTCATAGCAATTGTAGGAGCAACTATAGGTGCCATGCGTATTCCTGAAAAATGGATACCAGGCAAACTGGATCTGATATTGAATTCTCATAATTTAATGCATGTGCTGGTTGTCTTGGCGGTTTGTTCGATGCATGCTGCAACTCTGCAAGATCTCACTTGGATAATCAATTCGTCTGCGTGCAATGAAACGATATTCGTTCAATTAAAGCACGATGAACTGTGA
- the LOC727130 gene encoding progestin and adipoQ receptor family member 4 isoform X2 yields MYKKPLRPESGIRLLRRWSDMPQHLQFNPHIRTGYRPLMTVAQCLGSLFYIHNETVNILTHGIFLAILSWCHLIGAVSPWIGSFIYHLFMNLNYDEIFYKSLLKLDMIGIWLCQSFGAIPMIAATVHCLCDTYWYSCMFIYCFLSIWGLLKAMNAQSPWERRLCFAPPFLMRMLVLILRCFGIGGGSPDALLHIVLQDLIAIVGATIGAMRIPEKWIPGKLDLILNSHNLMHVLVVLAVCSMHAATLQDLTWIINSSACNETIFVQLKHDEL; encoded by the exons ATGTACAAGAAACCATTGCGACCAGAATCGGGGATCCGTTTGTTACGAAGATGGAGCGACATGCCGCAGCATTTGCAGTTCAATCCTCACATCCGCACTGGATATAGGCCCCTCATGACCGTGGCCCAGTGTCTCGGCAGTTTGTTTTACATCCACAATGAAACTGTCAATATCTTGACACATG GTATCTTCCTAGCAATCTTATCTTGGTGCCATTTAATCGGTGCTGTAAGTCCCTGGATTGGATCATTCatttatcatctttttatgaatttaaactaCGATGAAATCTTCTATAAATCGCTATTGAAATTAGACATGATCGGTATATGGCTGTGTCAAAGTTTTG gagCAATACCTATGATAGCAGCAACAGTCCACTGTTTATGTGATACTTATTGGTACAGCTGTATGTTTATCTATTGTTTCCTTAGTATATGGGGACTTCTTaag GCAATGAATGCGCAGTCACCGTGGGAGAGAAGATTATGTTTTGCACCTCCTTTTCTCATGAGAATGTTAGTACTAATTCTACGATGTTTCGGTATTGGCGGTGGTTCTCCAGATGCTTTACTTCATATTGTACTAcag gatcTCATAGCAATTGTAGGAGCAACTATAGGTGCCATGCGTATTCCTGAAAAATGGATACCAGGCAAACTGGATCTGATATTGAATTCTCATAATTTAATGCATGTGCTGGTTGTCTTGGCGGTTTGTTCGATGCATGCTGCAACTCTGCAAGATCTCACTTGGATAATCAATTCGTCTGCGTGCAATGAAACGATATTCGTTCAATTAAAGCACGATGAACTGTGA
- the LOC413709 gene encoding F-box only protein 9: MSHSSESSESDDGGDDQEGSSFSETNIEDALTSFREQWQRELEISPKRDRPKTQSTKAVKVDVSNDEESIESKAKNLFLKGIEYEERRKFYEAIQFYKRAVLLVPDIEFRLYESTKVKTNDDGHEGFDNDINNIDDNVENHNEEDEEESDLYVKLCKIVNQNKCVCFPKFEQTTTHISALPMEIVLYILRWVVSSELDLRSLEMFSRVCRGFYISARDTEIWRLACIRVWGVNCGTYAPKYQSWRDMYLQRPRLRYNGCYISKTSYIRDGENSFQDRFYRPWHLVEYFRYLRFFPEGRVLMLTSTDEAQSCVNSLKYRTPRNSSVLIGHYRLHDNCVILMLKKQEIKGVSTYRKKKKETMHDSGEQTFHIEFEIQDHHRRLNSQLKWLSYTIFTKYRNGHEAKMCLKEPSVREWRVSAIGGRYPSLKFSRVKSYTQESEAPLQ; this comes from the exons atg AGTCACTCCAGTGAATCCAGTGAATCAGATGATGGAGGAGACGATCAAGAAGGGTCTTCTTTTTCGGAAACAAACATTGAGGATGCTCTAACATCTTTCAGAGAGCAATGGCAGCGTGAATTAGAAATATCGCCAAAACGAGATCGACCAAAAACTCAATCCACAAAAGCAGTTAAAGTTGATGTTTCTAATGATGAAGAATCTATTGAAAGCAAG gcaaaaaatttatttttgaaaggaaTTGAATatgaggaaagaaggaagttCTATGAAGCAATTCAGTTCTATAAACGTGCTGTGTTATTAGTTCCTGATATTGAATTTCGTTTATATGAATCAACTAAAGTAAAAACAAATGATGATGGTCATGAAGGatttgataatgatataaataatattgatgataATGTTGAAAACCATaatgaagaagatgaagaagaaagtgatttatatgttaaattatgcaaaatcgtaaatcaaaataaatgcgTTTGTTTTCCTAAATTTGAACAAAca ACAACACATATTTCTGCCTTGCCTATggaaatagtattatatattctaagatGGGTTGTATCCTCAGAACTTGACTTAAGATCTCTTGAAATGTTCTCCAGAGTATGTCGTGGATTTTACATATCTGCAAGAGATACAGAAATCTGGAGACTTGCTTGTATTAG AGTATGGGGTGTGAATTGTGGAACTTATGCTCCAAAATATCAATCATGGAGAGACATGTATTTGCAACGGCCTAGACTGAGATATAATGGATGTTATATTAGTAAAACCAGTTACATTCGTGATGGTGAAAATAGTTTCCAAGATCGATTTTATAGACCTTGGCATCTGGTGGAATACTTCAGGTACCTGag attttttccGGAAGGAAGAGTTTTGATGCTAACTTCAACTGATGAGGCCCAAAGTTGcgtaaattctttaaaatatcgtaCTCCGCGCAATTCATCGGTTCTTATTGGTCATTATAGATTACATGATAATTGCGTCATTTTAATGCtcaaaaaacaagaaataaaaggaGTTAGTacatatagaaaaaagaaaaaagaaactatgcATGATAGTGGGGAACAAACATttcatatt gaatttgaaattcaagatCACCATAGACGGTTAAATTCGCAATTGAAATGGTTaagttatacaatatttacaaagTATAGAAATGGCCATGAAGCGAAAATGTGTTTAAAGGAACCGTCTGTAAGAGAATGGAGAGTATCAGCTATTGGTGGACGATATCCATCACTTAAATTTAGCAGAGTTAAAAGTTATACTCAAGAAAGTGAAGCTCCTTTAcagtaa